From Anaerotignum faecicola:
CAAAGCCCCGTTGTGTGATACGATTAAAACATGCTTGCCCTTGTTTTCCTTGATAATCTGCTCCAATCCTCTTGTCACGCGGTCATAAAATTCCATAAAGGCTTCCCCGTTTGGCATCCTTCTGTCTACCCAATCGGTCAGCCAGCCATGCCATTCCTCTAAATCCGCTTCGGACATTTCCTCCCATGTGCGGTTTTCCCAATCACCGTAATATAACTCCCGAATTTCGGGAACGGGCTGAATTTCTCTGCCGTTCGCAATAATTTCCGCCGTATGATAGGCGCGCTTCAGATCACTGGAATAAATCGCATCAATATGTATCGTTTCAAATGCCGCTCTCAGCTCCTCCGCCTGCGCGATGCCCTTTTCATTGATATCCGCATCATACCAGCCGTAGAACATATTTCTGGCATTCATATCCGTTTCACCGTGACGTACAAAATAAATCTTCATGCTCCTACCTCCTGTTTTCTTCCCATTGTACGATAAAATACCGCCGCAATGCAACAGAAAAAGCGGATACCTTGTCTGTACAAAGCACCCGCTTCTTCCATTCATTTCCTTATTTTACAGCAAAGGACATACAGTCTGTGCACTGGTCTTTGGTCGGATTCATTTCATGTGTGCCTACCTGAATAGATTCCAGTGTACAGTAATTCTTTGTGTTGTGGTGATGTCTGCACTGCTCAACAGTACATTTGATACACTCATTGCAGCGTTCCATAAAAATCCCTCCTCAAATTTGGTACAAACCTAGTATGCACTGTTTTTTTGAAATCATAACAGAAGCCTTTTCTTTTTTTAAAATTTCGTTTCTAGCTTTGTAAAAAAATGTGAATTTTGTTGCAAAAGCTTTAAACTTTTTCAAATCTATTGCATTCTTTTTTCCCTCACACTATACTGATGAAAAGAAGAAAAATCATAGTTCTGATAAAGGAGGAAACAAAATGAATCGAAAACACCCCCTGCTCCTCGCCCTCAGTGCTGCTATGGTTATGGGTACATCCGCACCGGCTTTTGCTGCTGAAGCAACAGATGCCGCCACCAGAGAGGATGTCATCAGCCTGCTGTGGCAGCAGGAAGGCGCACCCGTCATCAATTATGCTCTGCCTTTTACGGACGTTGCCGATACTGCGGCAGATGCCGTTCGTTGGGCGGCGGAAGCCAAAATCGTCAGCGGCTACGGTAACGGAAAATTTGAGCCGAATCAGAAAATCACAAGAGAACAGCTTGCAGCCATTTTCTATCGCTATGCCGCTTATAAGGGCTATGATGTTTCCGTTGGAGAAAACACGAATATTCTCAGCTTTGCAGATGCTTCGGATATCACACCCTATGCCATTCCCGCAATTCAGTGGGCGTATGGCAGCGGTGTGTTCCTTGGTACGGAGGAATATGTTCTCCCTTCTGCCGCAGTTGCCGAGGCAGAGGTAACTACGATGCTGAAAAAAGTAACCGTACCCCCAGCTGCAACGGTTGTTGCGGAAATTCCGGAGGAATCCATCTCTTTGGTGTATAAGGGAAACGAAAATTTCGTATTAACCTCAAAGGATGTGCAGGAGCAATTTCAGTTAAATTGTCTGGTGGACGGCAGCTATGCACCGACACTTACACTTGCAGACTTAAATAACGATGGCAAGGATGAAATTTATGTGATTTTCACAGTTGGCGCAGGCAGCGGCTTCCATGTGGAAGGCATTGTCGCTTACGATAAAGAAACCTTAGAGGAATATTTCGTACCCGATCCCCGTGAAATCGCAGAACCGCTGATTACCGAAAAGGACGGAACCTATCAGCTTTCCACGAAGGAAGGCGTACATACCTTTACCGATTTAGGCAGCTATGGCAAGCTGGTTTTCAGTGATATGGTAACCTATCGCATTGTGGAAAACACGCTGACCGCAACCCTTTTGCTGCAAACCGCACCGGATACCGCCTGCGGCGAGCTGCAGCTGACCTATCAGCCTGTGGAGGGCGGCTTTATCCTGAAGGAAGCATCCTATCTTCCGAGCAAATAAATGAACCAAAAAGGAGTGTGTGCATGGCAGAAAAGAAAGCCACAACCAAAGCAACAGCAAAAAAAGCAACGGCGAAAAAACCGACAACCAAAAAGCTTTCCGTCACCTTGGATGCGGAAACCTATGCTTTATTGGAGGAATATATTGCCGAATTTGGCTTTACGAAGGATGGCTTTGTGAAAAAAGCCATTCTCGAAAAAATCAGCCGTGATAAAATCAGCAATATGATTGACGATATGATTCAGCTATAATTTTTCGGACATAAAAACCCCTGCACCTTCTTTTCAAGGTACAGGGGCTTTTGTTTGGCTATTTCAGAATTTTCTTATCGAATTTTTTTTGAATCTTTTTTTGATTATTTCTTTGTCTGCATGATTTCGATTACCTTCATATCGAGGGTATCCAGTGCTTCATGGCTCAGCTTTGCAAGGTTCTTTGCGGTATCCTCTGCCTTTGTGCTGTTGATACCATCGGAAACGCCGATGACACTGCCGTCCATTGCATACATTGCCGCATAAACCGCTTCACTCGCGCAGGCTGCAACCTTCACCGCACAGCCGCCCTTTGCGCCATCGCAGAAGATGCCGGCAACAGAGCCCATCATATTCTGTACTGCGCCGCTTACCTGTGCAGCCGTGCCGCCCATCATGTAAACCATGCCTGCCGCAGAGCCTGTCCCTGCCAACATTGCGCCGCAAACGGGGCTCAGACGACCAACGTATTTCTTCATATACATAATCATCAGCATACCCATGAATTCCGCTCTCAGCAGCTTTTCTTCGGGAATGTTCATTTTATCTGCGAATACCGCCATGGGCAGTGTGGTAGAAATGCCCTGGTTGCCGCTGCCGCAGAAGGTCATAACGGAACCGTTGCCGCCGCTCATACGGAAGTCCGCCGCTGCCGCAGGAATACTTCTGACTGCTGTCACAACGTCAGATTTCAGCAGACCCTTTTTCAGCAGATCCTGTACCGTAGGGCCAACGCCGAAGGCATATTTTTTCTCCATGCCCTTTTTCGCAATTTCCATATTGATGTCAATGGCTTCCTTAATGAACTGCAAATCCGCAACATCCACTTCGTTTGCCCAGTGATAAAATTCAGAGAAGGTGTGCTTTGTTACATCAAAGGTGCCTTCCTTTTCTTCGCTTTCGACTGCTTCCTTCTTCACTCTTTTATCCAACAGCACTTCGCCGTTCTTTTCGCAAAACACAAGGTTGTCATGCTCGTCCTCTGTGATGGTGTGTACGGTATCCTTGCCGTCTGTTGCAGTACATTCAATGTAGAACTGACTGCTTTTCAGAACCTTTACATGCACAAAGCCTTCCGCAACGAGCTTTTTCGCCTTTTCCACATGCTCAGGCTTGATGCCCGCGCAAATTTCCATGGTATTGCCGGGCTTGCTCAGCAGCATCCCCAGCACGCACGCCAGCTCAATGCCGTAAGTCCCTGCATTGGGAATCT
This genomic window contains:
- a CDS encoding DUF1540 domain-containing protein — protein: MERCNECIKCTVEQCRHHHNTKNYCTLESIQVGTHEMNPTKDQCTDCMSFAVK
- the cobC gene encoding alpha-ribazole phosphatase, with protein sequence MKIYFVRHGETDMNARNMFYGWYDADINEKGIAQAEELRAAFETIHIDAIYSSDLKRAYHTAEIIANGREIQPVPEIRELYYGDWENRTWEEMSEADLEEWHGWLTDWVDRRMPNGEAFMEFYDRVTRGLEQIIKENKGKHVLIVSHNGALSAMHCHLTGAGPKAFWRFNSKQGHYSAVWVSGEKRTYDCMNYPAVWKENRK
- a CDS encoding S-layer homology domain-containing protein, whose amino-acid sequence is MNRKHPLLLALSAAMVMGTSAPAFAAEATDAATREDVISLLWQQEGAPVINYALPFTDVADTAADAVRWAAEAKIVSGYGNGKFEPNQKITREQLAAIFYRYAAYKGYDVSVGENTNILSFADASDITPYAIPAIQWAYGSGVFLGTEEYVLPSAAVAEAEVTTMLKKVTVPPAATVVAEIPEESISLVYKGNENFVLTSKDVQEQFQLNCLVDGSYAPTLTLADLNNDGKDEIYVIFTVGAGSGFHVEGIVAYDKETLEEYFVPDPREIAEPLITEKDGTYQLSTKEGVHTFTDLGSYGKLVFSDMVTYRIVENTLTATLLLQTAPDTACGELQLTYQPVEGGFILKEASYLPSK
- a CDS encoding L-cysteine desulfidase family protein codes for the protein MDMNLVFDAIKAEMKPSMGCTEPVALALAVSRTCEHLDAPTQKLEMLISSNIFKNAYSVQIPNAGTYGIELACVLGMLLSKPGNTMEICAGIKPEHVEKAKKLVAEGFVHVKVLKSSQFYIECTATDGKDTVHTITEDEHDNLVFCEKNGEVLLDKRVKKEAVESEEKEGTFDVTKHTFSEFYHWANEVDVADLQFIKEAIDINMEIAKKGMEKKYAFGVGPTVQDLLKKGLLKSDVVTAVRSIPAAAADFRMSGGNGSVMTFCGSGNQGISTTLPMAVFADKMNIPEEKLLRAEFMGMLMIMYMKKYVGRLSPVCGAMLAGTGSAAGMVYMMGGTAAQVSGAVQNMMGSVAGIFCDGAKGGCAVKVAACASEAVYAAMYAMDGSVIGVSDGINSTKAEDTAKNLAKLSHEALDTLDMKVIEIMQTKK